The following proteins come from a genomic window of Mammaliicoccus sp. Marseille-Q6498:
- a CDS encoding phosphoglycerate kinase yields MAKKNVKDVELKGKKVLVRADFNVPMKDGAVTNDNRIVQALPTIKYIIEQGGKVILFSHLGKVKTEEDKKELSLKPVAERLSELLNKDVTFVPETRGEKLESAINDLSEGDVLVFENTRFEDVDGKKESKNDPELGKYWASLGDIFINDAFGTAHREHASNVGIASNVETASGFLMDKEIKFIGGVVSEPERPLVAILGGAKVSDKIGVIENLLTIADKVIIGGGMAYTFFKAQGKEIGLSLLEEDKVDFAKDLLNRAGDKIILPVDCKVAKEFSNDAEITVVSADEIPADQEAMDIGPKTVELFTEALEGANTVVWNGPMGVFEFSNFAKGTIGVCKAIANLKDATTIIGGGDSAAAAMDLGFADDFTHISTGGGASLEYLEGKELPGIVAISEK; encoded by the coding sequence ATGGCAAAAAAGAATGTCAAAGATGTTGAATTAAAAGGGAAAAAAGTACTTGTAAGAGCAGATTTTAATGTACCAATGAAAGACGGTGCAGTAACGAACGATAACAGAATTGTTCAAGCGCTTCCTACAATAAAATACATTATCGAACAAGGCGGTAAAGTTATTTTATTCTCACACTTAGGTAAAGTGAAAACAGAAGAAGATAAAAAAGAATTATCACTTAAACCAGTAGCAGAACGCTTAAGTGAATTATTAAATAAAGATGTAACATTTGTACCTGAAACACGCGGAGAAAAATTAGAAAGTGCAATTAACGATTTATCTGAAGGCGATGTTTTAGTATTTGAAAACACAAGATTTGAAGATGTTGATGGTAAAAAAGAATCTAAAAATGATCCCGAATTAGGTAAATATTGGGCTTCTTTAGGTGATATCTTCATTAATGATGCATTCGGAACTGCACACCGCGAGCATGCTTCAAACGTAGGTATTGCTTCAAATGTAGAAACAGCATCAGGATTCTTAATGGATAAAGAAATTAAATTCATTGGTGGCGTTGTGAGTGAACCAGAACGTCCATTAGTAGCTATTTTAGGTGGCGCTAAAGTTTCTGACAAAATCGGTGTTATTGAAAACTTATTAACAATCGCTGATAAAGTTATTATCGGTGGAGGAATGGCTTATACATTCTTCAAAGCACAAGGTAAAGAAATCGGATTATCATTATTAGAAGAAGATAAAGTTGATTTTGCTAAAGATTTACTAAACCGTGCTGGAGACAAAATTATCCTTCCAGTTGATTGTAAAGTAGCAAAAGAATTTTCTAATGATGCTGAAATTACAGTAGTATCTGCTGATGAAATTCCAGCTGATCAAGAAGCAATGGATATCGGTCCTAAAACAGTTGAATTATTCACTGAAGCATTAGAAGGTGCTAACACAGTTGTTTGGAACGGTCCTATGGGCGTATTCGAATTCAGTAATTTCGCAAAAGGTACAATTGGCGTATGTAAAGCAATTGCAAACTTGAAAGATGCTACTACTATTATTGGTGGCGGAGATTCAGCTGCAGCAGCAATGGATTTAGGATTTGCTGATGACTTTACACACATTTCAACTGGTGGCGGCGCTTCTCTAGAATATCTAGAAGGTAAAGAATTACCAGGTATCGTAGCTATATCAGAAAAATAA
- the gap gene encoding type I glyceraldehyde-3-phosphate dehydrogenase — MATKVAINGFGRIGRLAFRRLQEVENIEVVAINDLTDDAMLAHLLKYDSTQGRFKDEVEVIENGFRVNGKEIKTFENPNPKELPWGDLDIDVVLECTGFFADKEKASAHIEAGAKKVLISAPASGDLKTIVYNVNHDELDGSEEIVSGASCTTNCLAPMANVLNEQFGIVEGLMMTIHAYTGDQNTLDAPHSKGDFRRARAAAQNIVPNSTGAAKAIGLVIPELKGKLDGSAQRVPVATGSVTELTAVLDKEVSVEEINEAMKNATNDSFGYTEDEIVSSDVIGITYGSLFDATQTRVMTVGDRQLVKTVAWYDNEMSYTSQLVRTLEFLAAQANK, encoded by the coding sequence ATGGCAACTAAAGTAGCAATTAATGGTTTTGGTAGAATCGGTCGTTTAGCATTCAGAAGATTACAAGAGGTAGAAAATATCGAGGTAGTAGCAATCAATGATTTAACTGATGACGCTATGTTAGCTCACTTATTAAAATACGATTCAACTCAAGGTCGTTTCAAAGACGAAGTTGAAGTAATCGAAAACGGATTCCGTGTTAACGGTAAAGAAATCAAAACTTTCGAAAATCCTAACCCTAAAGAATTACCATGGGGCGATTTAGATATCGACGTAGTATTAGAATGTACTGGTTTCTTCGCAGATAAAGAAAAAGCATCAGCTCATATCGAAGCAGGCGCTAAAAAAGTATTAATCTCTGCTCCAGCTTCAGGCGACTTAAAAACAATCGTATACAATGTTAACCATGACGAATTAGACGGTTCAGAAGAAATCGTTTCTGGTGCATCTTGTACTACTAACTGTTTAGCTCCAATGGCTAACGTTTTAAATGAACAATTTGGAATCGTTGAAGGTTTAATGATGACAATTCACGCTTACACTGGTGACCAAAATACATTAGACGCTCCACATTCTAAAGGTGACTTCCGTCGTGCGCGTGCTGCGGCTCAAAACATCGTACCTAACTCAACTGGTGCTGCTAAAGCAATTGGTTTAGTAATTCCAGAATTAAAAGGTAAATTAGATGGATCAGCTCAACGTGTACCTGTAGCAACTGGTTCTGTAACAGAATTAACTGCAGTATTAGACAAAGAAGTTTCAGTTGAAGAAATCAACGAAGCAATGAAAAACGCTACTAATGATTCATTCGGTTACACTGAAGATGAAATCGTATCTTCTGACGTAATTGGTATCACTTACGGTTCATTATTCGATGCAACTCAAACTCGTGTAATGACTGTTGGAGATCGTCAATTAGTTAAAACTGTAGCTTGGTATGACAATGAAATGTCTTACACTTCACAATTAGTTCGTACTTTAGAATTCTTAGCTGCTCAAGCTAACAAATAA
- a CDS encoding sugar-binding domain-containing protein — MEDLLKIQHRLVPDLIDKMYRRFNILSTIEKKQPVGRRTLSDVMNITERVLRTEIEILKQQDLLSVHSNGMKLTDIGEQTLASLSHYLTLYSSFNHLEEEIFNRYGVKAHIVRGNSDLEEMVKTEMGNVTGELLEQSLYDNASVSVTGGSTMARVSESLHPLDKDIMFTPARGGLGENVVFQANTICASMANRTGGSYKVLYVPDQVSESSYETLLKEPAVIEVLDAIRHSDFIIHGIGDALKMAQRRKSSEEVVSQLNHHQAVGEAFGYYFNSKGEVVHRVKTIGLQLEDLATKTNIFAVAGGASKAEAIKAYLEIAPKNTILITDEGAAKAMINLE; from the coding sequence ATGGAAGATTTGTTGAAGATTCAACATAGACTAGTTCCTGATTTGATTGACAAGATGTACCGACGTTTTAATATATTATCTACGATTGAAAAAAAGCAACCTGTTGGTCGAAGAACTTTAAGTGATGTTATGAATATAACTGAGCGGGTATTGAGAACAGAGATAGAAATTTTAAAACAACAAGATTTACTCAGTGTTCATTCTAATGGAATGAAATTAACAGATATAGGTGAGCAAACGTTAGCATCACTGTCACATTATTTGACGTTATACTCTAGTTTTAATCACTTAGAAGAAGAAATTTTTAATCGATACGGTGTGAAAGCTCATATTGTAAGAGGTAATTCTGATTTGGAAGAAATGGTTAAAACTGAAATGGGTAATGTTACAGGTGAGTTACTTGAACAGTCTTTATATGATAATGCATCTGTTTCAGTAACGGGTGGATCAACAATGGCTAGAGTAAGTGAGTCATTACATCCATTAGATAAAGACATTATGTTCACACCGGCTCGAGGTGGTTTAGGAGAGAACGTTGTGTTCCAGGCTAATACCATTTGTGCTAGTATGGCTAATCGAACTGGTGGGTCATATAAGGTCTTGTATGTCCCGGATCAAGTAAGTGAAAGTTCTTATGAAACGTTGCTGAAAGAACCTGCAGTGATTGAGGTACTTGATGCAATTCGACATTCGGATTTTATTATTCACGGTATTGGTGATGCGCTGAAAATGGCTCAAAGAAGAAAATCTTCTGAAGAAGTCGTAAGTCAATTGAATCATCATCAAGCAGTCGGAGAAGCTTTTGGATATTATTTTAATTCAAAAGGAGAAGTCGTACATCGTGTTAAGACTATCGGATTGCAACTAGAAGACTTAGCAACGAAGACTAATATTTTTGCAGTAGCCGGTGGTGCATCGAAAGCGGAAGCAATTAAAGCTTACCTTGAAATTGCACCTAAGAATACAATTCTTATTACCGACGAAGGTGCTGCAAAAGCAATGATTAATTTGGAATAA
- a CDS encoding glutaredoxin family protein yields the protein MNIQFFIGSNCGLCEDAKYQLEFFKASCNEHVVIDTINIDEDDHLLEKYMLRVPVVKYKNQVLQEGNIDFVTLLEKFDKLK from the coding sequence TTGAATATACAATTTTTTATTGGTTCGAATTGTGGACTTTGTGAAGATGCGAAATATCAATTGGAATTTTTTAAAGCGTCATGTAATGAGCATGTAGTGATTGATACTATTAATATAGATGAAGATGATCATTTACTTGAAAAATATATGTTAAGAGTACCGGTCGTTAAATATAAAAATCAAGTTTTACAAGAGGGCAATATTGATTTTGTAACGTTATTAGAAAAGTTTGATAAATTAAAATGA